CTATTGAGTGTATCTGAAAAAGATATACTAAAGGCGCTTAATGAATGTGATTTAGATTATTACCATGACAAGAATGAATGTCCATATAGTAGGGAAAATGGAGACGGCATTAGGAAAAAATGTCATGAAGTTCTTGGAGCCCTTGAAAAAGATGTAAAAAATATAAGGGAGATGGTAATTTCTTCCGCATTAAGCACTATTGAACACTATAAAAAGGAAAAATAAAAATAAGTAATAATTAATATAAAATAAGGTGAAAAAATGGATATATCAAAGATAGATTTAAAAGCAGATGAAAAAGCAGTAACCAAATCAATTTTTAAAGCCACATATGAAATGTGGATGGACAATCTTGAAGTAGATGTTGTAATAGTTGGAGGAGGACCTAGTGGATTAACAGCAGGTAGATACTTAGCAGATGCAGGAGTAAAAGTTTTAATTTTAGAAAGACATCTTTCCTTCGGAGGAGGAACCTGGGGAGGAGGTATGGGTTGCCCATACATCACAGTTCAAAGCCCAGCCGATGAAATATTAAGTGAAGTAGGAATAAAGTTAGAAGAAGGAGAAGATGGATTATTTGTTGCTGATTCCGTAGAAGTTCCGGCAAAACTGGGAACAGGAGCAATTGATGCAGGAGCAAAAGTTTTAACAGGAATTGTAGTTGAGGATGTAATATTAAAAGAAGGGAAAGTTTCAGGTGTGGTAATAAACTCCTATGCCATAAATAAAGCTGGACTTCACATCGACCCATTAACAATAAATGCAAAATATGTTATTGATGCTACTGGACATGACGCATCAGTTGCCTGCACCCTTGCTAGAAAAAACGAAGATTTAGGACTCGTAATTCCAGGAGAGAAATCACTTTGGGCTGACGAGGGTGAAAATGGATTATTGAAATATACAAAAGAATTATTCCCGGGATTATTTGTCTGCGGAATGGCATCAAATGCAACCCATGGCGGATATAGAATGGGAGCTGTATTCGGAGGAATGTATATTTCTGGAAAAATAGTAGCTGACATGATTTTAGAAAAATTGAAAAATGAATAAATTTATTTGCAAATATAAATTATAAATTATTTTTTTATCTCTTTAATTTTTTATATTGTTATATTATTTCATTTTTAATCTGGTATAATCTGATATTATGGACAATTTACAAATTAGAAAAATAAATAAAAAAGAAGATTTAATAAGAGTTTCGGAAATAGAAAAAAATTCTTTTGAATATAGTTATCCATTCTCGTTATTATATTCTTTATATAATTCATTCCCAAATGGATTTATGGTGGCCGAAAATAAAAAAAATAGTTATATCGTTGGATATATCATTGCTACAATAGAGTGGGGAAATGGTCATATAGTATCTATTGCTACGGATTCCAAATATCGGAACAGAGGCGTTGGAGGAATTTTATTGGGTAGTATAGAAAATTATTTATTTAAAAAATATAATGTAAAAAATATAATTCTTGAAGTGAGATTTGACAATACAAATGCACGAAAATTTTATTATAAACGGGGATATTTCGATAAAAGGTTAGTAAAAGATTATTATGATGATGGTTCTGATGCCATATTAATGGTAAAGAAAAATCCAAATATTGTAAATAATGACCCCATAATTGTAAATATGTGGTAATATGAAGAATAATAATAAAAATAACAATAAAATAAAAATAACAATTTACTCTCCTAATTATTATACATATGGGGCCATGGTAATAGGCGGAGCTCTCCAAAAATCCAACACAAAATATAATATAAAATTAATCAAAAATATTGATGATAATAATTTAAAATTACTTTTAAAGTCTGATTTTGTTCTTTTAAGTTTATATTCTACTTCTCAAATTATTGATGAAAATTTAAAAAATATTGTTAATTTTATAAAACGAAAATCAAAAAACACAAAGATATTTGTTGGAGGTCCTGTGTCGGCATATCCTGAAATTATATTGGGGGAGCTCCCTGTTGATGGCGTAATAATTGGGGAAGGAGAATTGATAACACCAAATATAATTGAAGGTAGTAAAGAAGGTCTTGCATATCGAGACATAAATAATAATGAAATTATAATAAATACTCCCAAATTAAAAAAATTGGAAACATTGCATGCCGATTTACTTATACCAAATAATATAGCAAATCAAAGCATAAGGGGGGCAAATGTTTATATTGAAACCCATAGGGGTTGCATAGGAAATTGCACATTTTGTCAAGTGCCTAAATTTTTTGGAAAAGAAATAAGAAGCAAACCATTAGATGAAGTGCTAAATGAAGTAAAACAGTTCAAAAAAAGAGGGGTTAAAAGAATAGCAATAAGTGGGGGGACTGGAAGCCTATATAACTTTAAAAAAGAAGTAAATAAATCTATGTTTATTGAATTATTAGAAGAAGTTTCAAATATAATTGGAGCTAAAAATTTATCTGTTCCAGATATGAGGGTGGATTATGTTGATGAAGATACTTTAAATGCCATTAAAAAATATACTATCGGTTGGGTTTTTTTTGGGCTAGAAAGTGGTAGCGACAATATCTTAAAAAGTATGAAAAAAGGAGTAAGCGTAAAAAAGAATTTAAATTCCATAGAGTTAGCAAAACAGTGCAGCGTTAAAGTAGGTGGTAGTTTTATTGTGGGAGCTCCCAACGAAAAAGAAATTGACCACCTACTTACAAAGGATTTTATTGTTGATGCCGAGCTTGATGATATATTTGTATCCATGGCAGAGCCTATCCCAAAAACAGAGTTATGCAACTTGGTATTGGACACAGATATTAAAAATAATCCGTCGTTTAAACCCCACAACGGACAGTACAAAAAATTAAATTTAACAGAGGGTGAAGCCCGATGTTTTGATTTAATGCTACATTCTGAAAACTGGAAATCTAATCCAAACATGATAACAAAACAACTATATTCTATATTATTAAATGAATCTAAAAAAGATGGAAAAAATATAAGAAACATTACAGAGCTAATATTTAAATATGATAAATATTTAATATAATAAGCTTTATTATTTTTTAGTATTATATTATTTATTTTAAAATATATTTTTCTATTTTTTTATGATAATTTAACTATAATGAATAATAATAAAATAAGTAAATAATTATGTAAAAAATAATTTATAAAAATTTACAAATTTTGGTGAGACAATGAAAAAAAGAGTAGAAGCGAACCCATTTAGAAAAATACCTACAATATTATATGCGGATGAACTATTAGACAAAGCACATAATAGAGCTGAAAAAGTTGCAGGTGAGTTAAGAAAAACCACAAGAGGAGAAAGTTTATATAAATCGAGAATAATCGAAGAGCAAAAAATAAGAGCTACTACGGCCGTTATATCCGACTATTTATCAACCGTTGTAAAAAAAACTCCTTCCGTGGATAATTTAGACCCATTTTATAGGGAAATTCTTGAAATATTAATCGATACAGATGATTTTAAAAAATCTTTGGGGGCCCTAAACTGGGCATCAGATTTCTCCAAAAAATTAGGTTCTATGTATGGTAGAAGGGTACATAAAGCAGGGTCTGCAAGACATACTTCAATAATTAGAAAACAATTTAACGGTAGAATATCTTCTGTTGTAAAGCAAATTTATCCAAATTTAGCATGTATTGCAGTTGCAAGAGAAAAATTAAAGAATCTACCAACTGTTAAAGATATGCCTACGGTAGTTATAGCAGGATACCCCAATGTAGGAAAATCCACATTATTAAGAAAATTAACAAATGCAGAGCCTGAAATAAATGCATATCCATTCACAACAAAAGGATTAAATGTTGGTTATTCGGATTATGGAATACAATTTGTAGATACTCCCGGAGTATTGGATAGACCAATTTATGAGAGAAATGATATAGAGCTACATGCAGTTGTGGCTTTGAACTATCTCGCAGATTTAATTGTTTTTGTGATGGACCCAACAGAATATTGTGGTTATACCATTGAAGAGCAAATCAATTTAACAAACGAAATTGAAAAAACCTTCAAAGTGCCAATAATAATCATAATAAATAAAATAGATATTGAAGGATATGAAGAAAATCTTAAAATAGCAGAACGGGAATTAAGTAGTAAATTCGATATAATACGAGCATCAACTGAAAACGATATAAATATTGATGTAATTAAAAAAGAAATTATGAATAAAATAGATTTATAATTATTCATTATATTATTTAGTATATCCGGTGTATTATTTTTTATATTTTATTATATATTTATCTTTTTTATCGTTATCCTTTTAACTATGTCAGTTATGAACATCCAAACTATGGCATATGCCCAAATGAATACTGCCAACTTCCAACCTATTGGAGTCATAAATATACCATAAACAGCAATAATGGTTGCTATTATTTCTGTCCCAAATGTTCCGGCAAGTAATAATTTGTTTGGATATGGTTTTTTCCAGAAATGGTCTTTTATCCTTGTTACATACAGCGTTGAATGACCTGCAATTATAAGTTTTAAAAATATAAATGTCTGTATCTCGGGTCTGCTTAATGCCAATATAATATCTGCCACATAAAATATTAAAAATGAACTCACAACACCGGCAAAACCCAATACTGTCGATATTAGAAGTATTTTTTTCATATTCCAATTTACTGGTTCTTTCTGTTCTATGACATTATCATGGGCTATTGCCAGTATAGGTATATCATTTAAAATTGCAAGCAATACTATCATTAGGGCAGTTATGGGGTAGAAATTAAATATAATTATTGAAAATACCATAAAGAACAAAATTCTAATGGTTTCCGT
The window above is part of the Methanococcus aeolicus Nankai-3 genome. Proteins encoded here:
- a CDS encoding NOG1 family protein, which produces MKKRVEANPFRKIPTILYADELLDKAHNRAEKVAGELRKTTRGESLYKSRIIEEQKIRATTAVISDYLSTVVKKTPSVDNLDPFYREILEILIDTDDFKKSLGALNWASDFSKKLGSMYGRRVHKAGSARHTSIIRKQFNGRISSVVKQIYPNLACIAVAREKLKNLPTVKDMPTVVIAGYPNVGKSTLLRKLTNAEPEINAYPFTTKGLNVGYSDYGIQFVDTPGVLDRPIYERNDIELHAVVALNYLADLIVFVMDPTEYCGYTIEEQINLTNEIEKTFKVPIIIIINKIDIEGYEENLKIAERELSSKFDIIRASTENDINIDVIKKEIMNKIDL
- the rimI gene encoding ribosomal protein S18-alanine N-acetyltransferase → MDNLQIRKINKKEDLIRVSEIEKNSFEYSYPFSLLYSLYNSFPNGFMVAENKKNSYIVGYIIATIEWGNGHIVSIATDSKYRNRGVGGILLGSIENYLFKKYNVKNIILEVRFDNTNARKFYYKRGYFDKRLVKDYYDDGSDAILMVKKNPNIVNNDPIIVNMW
- a CDS encoding methyl-coenzyme M reductase glutamine C-methyltransferase; its protein translation is MKNNNKNNNKIKITIYSPNYYTYGAMVIGGALQKSNTKYNIKLIKNIDDNNLKLLLKSDFVLLSLYSTSQIIDENLKNIVNFIKRKSKNTKIFVGGPVSAYPEIILGELPVDGVIIGEGELITPNIIEGSKEGLAYRDINNNEIIINTPKLKKLETLHADLLIPNNIANQSIRGANVYIETHRGCIGNCTFCQVPKFFGKEIRSKPLDEVLNEVKQFKKRGVKRIAISGGTGSLYNFKKEVNKSMFIELLEEVSNIIGAKNLSVPDMRVDYVDEDTLNAIKKYTIGWVFFGLESGSDNILKSMKKGVSVKKNLNSIELAKQCSVKVGGSFIVGAPNEKEIDHLLTKDFIVDAELDDIFVSMAEPIPKTELCNLVLDTDIKNNPSFKPHNGQYKKLNLTEGEARCFDLMLHSENWKSNPNMITKQLYSILLNESKKDGKNIRNITELIFKYDKYLI
- a CDS encoding sulfide-dependent adenosine diphosphate thiazole synthase, which codes for MDISKIDLKADEKAVTKSIFKATYEMWMDNLEVDVVIVGGGPSGLTAGRYLADAGVKVLILERHLSFGGGTWGGGMGCPYITVQSPADEILSEVGIKLEEGEDGLFVADSVEVPAKLGTGAIDAGAKVLTGIVVEDVILKEGKVSGVVINSYAINKAGLHIDPLTINAKYVIDATGHDASVACTLARKNEDLGLVIPGEKSLWADEGENGLLKYTKELFPGLFVCGMASNATHGGYRMGAVFGGMYISGKIVADMILEKLKNE